The segment ACAATGCAAGACAGCTGCGACTCCTCCTTCAAATCGAATTTTCTGCTGCAGGAAAATGAGTCTTAACGTTCTACTTCTTGTCTTGCAGGCGGCAGCAGTATCTGTTTCTGCAAATCTATAAAGGTCTATACCGCCAGAACCTAGAAATAGAATGGACGGCACGTAggtaaacaacacaaatatttgGATTACCCAGATATTTCTTAGTTATCATTTACCGCATTTTAAAGCAAATGACATTCAAATATACTAAACGAAATTTTACAGCATAAAGCTACTGCAAAAACGTTTCAGTTAATGCTACTGAAAGCTACAGTTATGGTGTAGCTGGTGACAAGCTTTCCAACTTACTCAGTGTTTCCGTCCTGCTGCCCCGGCTCCCCAACAGAAATTGTCAGGTTCAATTTATTCTTGCCGATTGGCATCATACGGTCGGTTTAAACGACTCCCCACAAATTATATCATGAGTAGAAGCCGAGTGTACATCTGACTATTCCACTCTCTGTTCTGTAAATTAAGGGCTCCCTGTCAGACCTTCCAAAAACATCACAGACAAGATGTAagtgtacatacacatatttcCCATAATAGTAGGAAGTTGCGACAATAATCATGAATATTCATTAAGAATTCCAATTCTCGTACATTCTCGTTCTTTAACGTGAAAGCACGTGGGTCCATGATCCACTGCGTAAACAAGCTGAACTTCCTTTTCCGGTCTGAGAAGGTGAGAGCCGTCATGAGGATTTGATTACGCATTAAAATCTTGTCATCATCAGCTACTTTAATAATTATACACCCAAAAATATTGTTCAGAACAACAATACATTGTATGCCAAgtgttaatacaaataatatattttgctacactctttatttaattaaataatgcACTCTACAAGTGCGTGCGCTAGCTTCTAAAAAACCTTGCATCTTGGTGATATTTCAGTAATTGAACaaattttcccttttctttttcagaaccAAACATGGTTCGTTACGCAGCGGATCCCGAGAATGCATCAAAATGTGAGTGTTAcgattttgtactttttatagTACATATAATACATAATATCAGCTCATCTTCACGATGCCTGTTATATGCAAGTACCGGTATAACGTACTCAAACTGTAACGTactcaaacttcccagcaggactaaacgtctcagttcaaacttccgatggattaataaacattttcttgggtttatttatcaaaacaagctcaaagcatattgtgagttgcataattctgcttttgcaatgttataatgtttcgtcctttacttttatttcaagcaaaatgccaatcgaagattcacatgaccgataagctttatttttcttcgcttcgtGACGAgtcgtttggtttcgctgctgtgccttcgaatagtacgctattctataccacgaccgatgatattttgaaaatatcagcaaactattCCAATTATTATAATCAACGGATCAAGCGAGACGTGTTTAACCTGTGATAAATTAAACTCTTGAccaataatacaataaaataataggATATGCAAAACATTCCTCTTGGGAATTAATGGCATGTAAACATTGCCTACTGTTTCAGCTGCAAAGGCAAGAGGATCGTACTTGCGTGTCCATTTCAAGGTTAGTGATTGCTGTTTTGTCTTGAGTTCCTTGCTCATATTATAGCATGCTGTGAAGGCTTAGATAATTTTTGTGATGGTACTGAgttaattttacaaataatgcTTTATTTGAATGCAGAATACTCGTGAGACAGCGCAGGCTGTCAAACGTATGCATCTGAAGCGTGCTACTCGCtatttgaaaaatgtcattGCCAAGAAAGAGATTGTGCCCTTCCGCCGCTTCAATGGATGTGCTGGACGTAAGGCACAGGTAACTCTTGTTTTAACTTCACAAATCCCTTTGTATTAGTGTCGTTCTGTACAACCTGGtgcattgtttcttttttgttgattcTAAAACCTTCCCATGACAATAGTACAtagcatgtttacaaaaataactgtCAGTCTGAAAGAAtgagtttttatatatataatgctttCTGGTATTGATCGTATCACCAAAATTTTCTGGAATAATAACACTTAGCTCAGTAGTACAgaccattttcatttttaacccTCAGGCCAAGCAGTTCAAGTGCACACAGGGACGATGGCCCAAAAAGAGTGCAGAATTTCTTCTACAGCTTCTCAAAAATGCTGAAAGCAACGCTGAGTTTAaggtaatttttaattttttgctgcCTGGAGATTTGCCATTTGGCACATTAGCAGCTGAAGGTATAGGTTGCGAGCGTAAATCTCAACTGAAGTTTAAGACCTTTATACTATACTAAAGTTATGATTTTAGAACTACTACTGAAGGATAGCCTGTATATATCTGCAGGGTCTGGACACAGATCACCTTGTTATTGAGCACATCCAGGTCAATGCAGCCCCAAAGATGAGGCGGCGCACCTACAGGGCCCATGGTCGAATCAATCGTATGTATGATTTGTCTGGTAGATTGTTAAAGTTTTTAAGcttattgtttttgaaaaggATTGTGTTTCTGTAGTCATTGTAACAACAGATTTTAATGGAATTTGTTTTGAGTAGcattgtgatttgtttttccaAAAGAAATCAACTgctttaaatgacaaagacttCTGATATTTTTCATGTCAACAGCTTACTTGAGCAGCCCATGCCACATTGAAGTCATTCTTACAGAGAAGGAACAAGCTGTCATCCGCCCAACGAGTG is part of the Pomacea canaliculata isolate SZHN2017 linkage group LG13, ASM307304v1, whole genome shotgun sequence genome and harbors:
- the LOC112554542 gene encoding 60S ribosomal protein L17-like, with product MVRYAADPENASKSAKARGSYLRVHFKNTRETAQAVKRMHLKRATRYLKNVIAKKEIVPFRRFNGCAGRKAQAKQFKCTQGRWPKKSAEFLLQLLKNAESNAEFKGLDTDHLVIEHIQVNAAPKMRRRTYRAHGRINPYLSSPCHIEVILTEKEQAVIRPTSGGDDEPVKKKVSQKKLKRQKMMQRD